Proteins encoded within one genomic window of Mesorhizobium sp. B2-1-8:
- a CDS encoding LacI family DNA-binding transcriptional regulator: protein MSTASRVLRGDSEQRVSQETRARILASAEALEYVPNMLARGLKNARSYTIGITIPQLDNPVFYDAIQGAAAALKNRGYSLVINYVNPSEKDENLYKKLVQRRMVDGLLVSGFDTGEDLEKELNDLGFPHVTLNRDVPGARFSVSHDNQTAAMMAVDHLLELGHRRIVHLAGHQGGVNAMARLAGYKRALERAGVAYDESLVELAGYTAAGGATAMKRILERVSPRPTAIFAATLMSAAGALQVMHEKGIDIPGEMSMISLHDAPFASLVYPPLTTVALANEEMGRAAAELLLEVIEGSHNVPRRIVLSPVCLTRRASTAAAKA, encoded by the coding sequence ATGTCAACCGCTTCACGGGTGCTACGTGGCGACTCGGAGCAGCGTGTTTCCCAGGAGACACGCGCCCGCATCCTCGCGTCGGCCGAGGCGCTTGAATATGTGCCCAATATGCTGGCACGGGGATTGAAGAATGCCAGAAGCTACACGATCGGCATCACCATTCCCCAGCTCGACAATCCCGTTTTCTATGACGCCATCCAGGGCGCGGCAGCGGCGCTGAAAAATCGGGGTTATTCGCTCGTCATCAACTATGTGAACCCATCGGAGAAAGACGAGAACCTCTACAAGAAGCTCGTACAGCGCCGCATGGTCGACGGGCTGCTCGTCAGCGGGTTCGACACCGGCGAGGACCTGGAAAAGGAGCTGAACGACCTCGGCTTTCCGCATGTGACACTCAACCGCGATGTGCCGGGCGCGCGCTTTTCGGTCTCTCACGACAACCAGACCGCTGCCATGATGGCGGTGGATCATCTCCTGGAACTTGGCCATCGCCGCATTGTGCACCTTGCCGGGCATCAGGGTGGTGTCAACGCCATGGCGCGGCTCGCCGGCTACAAGCGCGCGCTGGAACGCGCTGGCGTCGCCTACGACGAGTCCCTGGTGGAGCTTGCCGGCTATACGGCGGCCGGTGGCGCGACTGCGATGAAACGAATCCTCGAGCGCGTCTCGCCACGGCCCACGGCCATTTTCGCGGCGACCCTGATGAGCGCCGCGGGGGCCTTGCAGGTGATGCACGAGAAGGGAATCGACATACCCGGCGAGATGTCCATGATCAGTCTGCACGACGCTCCATTCGCCAGCCTGGTCTATCCACCCCTGACGACCGTTGCCCTGGCCAATGAGGAGATGGGGCGCGCCGCCGCCGAACTGCTCCTTGAGGTCATCGAGGGCAGCCACAACGTTCCCAGACGAATTGTCCTGTCCCCAGTTTGCTTGACGAGGCGTGCATCGACCGCCGCCGCAAAGGCCTGA
- a CDS encoding aminotransferase class IV — protein sequence MSDANGQPYANGAAYVDGQYYPIGEAKISILDWGYRRSDVTYDVVGVWNGAFFRLDDHIRRFRASMNQLQLSPPESDEEIKQVLTKLIRLSGLRHSYVGMDCVRGTPPAGAPRHPKYARNYLVCHALPWIWIAPKEKIDAGLSLYIAGPRRIPPESFEPRVKNFHWGDLTRGQFEALEAGADFAVLLDEAGNVTEGAGFNIFCVTDGVVATPSRGGLDGITRMSVMELCQELGLPLGVRPVSAEEFRNADEIFGCTTAGGILPATCIDGRILGNGSPGPISSLIKDRFWNKRAEGWLATPIDYDSPL from the coding sequence ATGAGCGATGCTAATGGCCAACCCTATGCGAACGGCGCCGCCTATGTCGACGGCCAGTATTACCCGATCGGCGAAGCGAAGATCTCCATCCTCGACTGGGGATACCGCAGATCGGACGTGACGTATGACGTCGTGGGCGTTTGGAACGGAGCCTTTTTTCGGCTGGACGACCACATCCGCCGGTTCCGTGCTTCGATGAACCAGTTGCAGCTGTCGCCACCCGAATCCGACGAGGAGATCAAGCAGGTTCTCACGAAGCTGATCCGCCTGTCTGGATTGCGCCATTCCTATGTCGGCATGGACTGTGTGCGTGGTACGCCCCCCGCGGGCGCGCCGCGGCATCCGAAGTACGCGCGGAACTATCTTGTCTGTCATGCGCTCCCGTGGATCTGGATAGCACCGAAGGAAAAGATCGACGCGGGGCTTTCCCTCTACATCGCTGGCCCACGGAGGATCCCTCCTGAATCCTTCGAGCCGCGGGTCAAGAATTTCCACTGGGGCGACCTGACACGCGGGCAGTTCGAAGCCCTCGAGGCCGGCGCAGACTTCGCAGTGTTGCTGGACGAGGCGGGGAATGTGACCGAGGGCGCGGGCTTCAACATCTTTTGCGTGACGGACGGCGTAGTTGCGACCCCGTCCCGCGGTGGCCTCGACGGCATCACCCGCATGTCAGTCATGGAGCTGTGCCAGGAACTGGGCCTGCCGCTGGGGGTGCGCCCCGTCTCGGCGGAAGAATTCCGCAACGCCGACGAGATTTTTGGATGCACCACGGCCGGCGGAATCCTTCCCGCGACGTGCATCGACGGGCGCATACTCGGCAACGGAAGCCCGGGGCCAATCTCTAGTCTCATCAAGGATCGGTTCTGGAACAAACGCGCCGAAGGCTGGCTTGCCACGCCAATCGATTACGACTCGCCTCTCTAG
- a CDS encoding ABC transporter substrate-binding protein, whose translation MKHSRKMCLAAVVALAVWSTGAVAETLTVTAGGGAFQDTLREVYFEPFKKKFNVDLVEDQYSYELSKIKAMVDSNNVTWDVVNTDSNMVIIGCEQGLFEKLDYSQIGPKDDFIKFGAMDCGAGNVVASTIFFYDKEKFTGETPKTLQDFFDLQKFPGKRGMWKRPYVNLEWALMADGVPKSEVYKVLATEEGLERAFKKLDTIKSEVIWWEAGAQPAQLVGAGEAVMSTGWNGRIDNAIKEGRTFQIVWDGHAIDLNYWSIVKGSPNKDLAMKFIQFASEPEVMKNHSSVASYGPSRKSVGEMIDPDQAEKIPTSSKNIDLGYSYDPEFWAEHGEELVQRFNNWLAQ comes from the coding sequence ATGAAACACAGCAGAAAGATGTGCCTGGCCGCCGTGGTTGCATTGGCGGTTTGGAGTACGGGAGCCGTCGCGGAGACTCTTACGGTAACCGCGGGGGGAGGAGCCTTCCAGGACACGCTCAGGGAGGTCTACTTCGAGCCATTCAAGAAGAAGTTCAACGTCGATCTGGTCGAGGATCAGTACAGCTATGAGCTGTCCAAGATCAAGGCGATGGTGGACTCTAACAACGTGACCTGGGATGTCGTGAACACCGACTCCAATATGGTCATCATCGGCTGCGAGCAGGGGCTGTTCGAAAAGCTGGACTATTCGCAGATCGGTCCGAAGGATGACTTCATCAAGTTCGGGGCCATGGACTGCGGCGCGGGCAATGTCGTTGCGTCGACGATCTTCTTCTATGACAAGGAGAAGTTTACGGGCGAAACGCCCAAGACCCTGCAGGACTTCTTCGATCTCCAGAAGTTCCCGGGCAAGCGCGGGATGTGGAAGCGTCCCTACGTGAATCTGGAATGGGCGCTGATGGCTGACGGAGTTCCGAAGTCAGAAGTCTATAAGGTTCTGGCGACCGAGGAAGGCCTGGAGCGAGCCTTCAAGAAGCTGGACACCATCAAGTCGGAGGTCATCTGGTGGGAGGCCGGCGCACAGCCAGCGCAGCTGGTCGGCGCGGGCGAGGCGGTGATGTCCACGGGCTGGAACGGCCGCATCGACAATGCCATCAAGGAAGGCCGGACCTTCCAGATCGTCTGGGACGGGCATGCGATCGACCTGAATTACTGGAGCATCGTCAAGGGCAGCCCGAACAAGGATCTGGCGATGAAGTTCATCCAGTTCGCCTCCGAGCCCGAGGTGATGAAGAACCATTCGAGCGTCGCCTCCTATGGCCCGAGCCGCAAGTCGGTCGGCGAGATGATCGATCCGGACCAGGCCGAGAAAATCCCGACCTCGAGCAAGAACATCGATCTCGGCTACTCCTATGACCCCGAGTTCTGGGCGGAGCACGGCGAGGAGCTTGTCCAGCGCTTCAACAACTGGTTGGCACAGTGA
- a CDS encoding ABC transporter ATP-binding protein produces MDGTLLEYRGISKSHDGSTMAVRDIDLRVRRGEFLTLLGPSGSGKSTLLMMTAGFDEPTRGEIFYDGASMRNVSPGRRNMGVIFQSYALFPHMTVAQNIAFPLRVRGNAKEEIRRRIERQLALVHLSGYGDRKPGQLSGGQQQRVALARALVFSPNLVLMDEPLSALDKKLREHMQVEIKRIQQETGVTVLFVTHDQGEALAMSDRIAVFNAGRLEQVGTPEEIYRNPATEFVSTFIGSNGTTQGTVRERRGDRYVVQIHGGEQIEVRDNSHIETGSRVKVMVRPEDVMLGNEETVNRLTAVVDGISFQGDHYKVQLRVGNSDILYGKVSPEDRGRVAFGKNVPIAISREVRMFRHD; encoded by the coding sequence ATGGACGGCACACTGCTGGAGTACAGGGGCATCTCCAAGAGCCATGATGGCTCTACGATGGCCGTCCGCGATATCGACCTTCGGGTTCGGCGTGGGGAGTTCCTCACGCTGCTCGGCCCGTCCGGTTCGGGCAAGAGCACGCTGCTCATGATGACGGCTGGCTTCGACGAGCCGACCCGCGGCGAAATCTTCTACGACGGGGCATCAATGCGCAATGTTTCGCCCGGCAGGCGGAACATGGGCGTGATCTTTCAGAGCTATGCGCTGTTTCCGCATATGACGGTGGCGCAAAACATAGCCTTTCCGCTGCGCGTCCGCGGCAACGCGAAGGAGGAGATCCGTCGGCGAATTGAGAGGCAGCTGGCGCTGGTGCACCTCTCTGGCTATGGCGACCGCAAGCCCGGCCAGCTTTCCGGTGGGCAACAGCAGCGCGTTGCCTTGGCGCGCGCCCTGGTGTTCAGCCCGAACCTTGTCCTGATGGACGAGCCGCTCAGCGCACTGGACAAGAAGCTGCGCGAGCACATGCAGGTTGAAATCAAGCGAATCCAGCAAGAGACGGGCGTCACCGTCCTGTTTGTCACTCATGACCAGGGCGAGGCTCTGGCGATGTCGGACCGGATCGCCGTGTTCAATGCCGGCAGGCTGGAACAGGTCGGGACTCCGGAGGAAATCTATCGGAACCCCGCGACGGAATTCGTTTCCACCTTCATCGGCAGCAACGGCACGACCCAGGGAACCGTGCGTGAACGCCGGGGAGACCGCTACGTGGTTCAGATCCATGGCGGCGAACAGATCGAGGTCCGGGACAACTCGCATATCGAGACCGGCAGCCGCGTGAAGGTCATGGTCCGGCCCGAAGATGTCATGCTGGGAAACGAAGAAACGGTGAACCGGCTGACTGCGGTCGTCGACGGCATCAGCTTCCAGGGCGACCACTACAAGGTTCAGCTGCGGGTGGGAAATTCCGACATCCTGTACGGCAAGGTCTCTCCGGAGGACCGGGGCCGGGTTGCTTTTGGGAAGAACGTGCCGATCGCGATCTCGCGTGAGGTTAGAATGTTTCGTCACGACTAG
- a CDS encoding ABC transporter permease — protein MMRRLRPILLLSPAAGLLLAAFILPIAMMLTASVDNSENVSRLPRLSEVLRSWDGNALPGPPAYVALAEDLLDSSRTNQILRLSDDLGKEFRPLKRLVRQTASQLEESPTGDPVEILHAIDDRWGEVETWKQLQVATRPYTDRYLLTALDLRRNDAVEIARVSESQRTFVTVALRTVSVALIVTLASLLIAFPLAYFMVTRSDRVRKIVFLLVLIPFWTSVLVRTVAWMVILGNNGLLKTVIGPLWPGVGDVPLIYTRLGALLAMIHIQVPFTLLPIYGVMAGISPAYMRSALSLGASRTYSFWRVYAPLTIPGVVAGCFISFIVSLGYYITPALVGGPRDQMLSYFIAYYINIELNWGMASALSLVLIVIASLAMVFYGRYAMRSTFDPAK, from the coding sequence ATGATGCGCCGTCTCAGGCCGATCTTGCTGTTATCGCCGGCCGCCGGTTTGCTGCTTGCGGCATTCATCCTGCCGATAGCGATGATGCTGACGGCAAGCGTCGATAATTCGGAGAACGTCTCGCGGCTTCCAAGGCTGTCGGAGGTGCTCCGGTCCTGGGACGGCAACGCGCTTCCCGGGCCCCCGGCCTATGTGGCGTTAGCCGAAGACCTCCTTGACTCTTCGCGGACCAACCAGATTTTGCGCCTGTCGGACGACCTGGGTAAGGAGTTTCGGCCTCTGAAACGCCTTGTCCGGCAGACTGCCTCCCAACTGGAAGAGAGCCCGACTGGGGATCCGGTCGAAATCCTGCATGCCATCGACGACAGGTGGGGGGAGGTCGAAACCTGGAAGCAGCTTCAGGTTGCCACCCGTCCCTATACCGACCGGTATCTGCTGACTGCGCTTGATCTCCGCAGGAACGACGCGGTGGAGATCGCCCGGGTCAGCGAAAGCCAGCGGACCTTCGTCACTGTCGCGCTGCGCACGGTTTCCGTCGCGCTGATAGTCACGCTGGCGAGCCTGCTGATTGCTTTCCCGCTTGCCTATTTCATGGTCACCCGATCAGACCGGGTAAGGAAGATCGTCTTTCTGCTGGTGCTGATCCCGTTCTGGACGTCGGTCCTGGTCCGGACCGTGGCCTGGATGGTGATCCTCGGCAACAATGGCCTGCTAAAGACGGTGATCGGCCCACTCTGGCCCGGCGTTGGCGATGTTCCGCTGATCTACACGCGCCTGGGAGCGCTGTTGGCGATGATTCATATCCAGGTGCCTTTCACCCTGCTTCCTATCTATGGAGTCATGGCGGGCATCTCTCCCGCTTACATGCGCTCGGCGCTTTCGCTGGGCGCATCCCGTACCTATTCATTCTGGCGGGTTTATGCACCGCTGACGATCCCCGGCGTGGTTGCAGGCTGCTTCATCTCCTTCATCGTGTCGTTGGGCTATTACATCACTCCAGCCCTGGTCGGCGGACCGCGTGATCAGATGCTGAGCTATTTCATCGCCTACTACATCAATATCGAGCTGAACTGGGGCATGGCTTCGGCCCTCAGCCTTGTGCTCATCGTCATCGCTTCGCTGGCCATGGTTTTCTACGGCCGCTACGCGATGCGTTCCACATTCGATCCGGCGAAGTGA
- a CDS encoding ABC transporter permease, with product MSASLESVLGKLVLVTNILLLLFLVLPILVIIPISFNDLNLVGYPIGEVSLRWYRGFISSDQWQRALKNSLVVGLTTVAIATPLGYLAAVGLYYITDKRLRSLVNFFLVLPIMVPAVVSAVGMYYAFNMIGIAGTQFGVALAHTSLAIPFAVIASTASLVNLDRRMLYAAESLGASHLRTIWSVILPNTIPGIFAAALFSFATSWDEVVIALFLTGPDGKTIPVQMYSALREEFSPMIAVVGTILFFTTIIVVVGIEVLSTILQRRAREAKPVPAEKDR from the coding sequence ATGAGCGCGTCCCTCGAATCCGTGCTGGGTAAGCTGGTGCTTGTCACGAACATTCTGCTGCTGCTGTTCCTTGTCCTTCCGATTTTGGTCATCATCCCCATCTCGTTCAACGACCTGAACCTGGTCGGCTATCCGATCGGAGAGGTTTCGCTGCGATGGTACCGGGGGTTCATTTCCTCCGACCAGTGGCAGCGGGCGCTGAAGAACAGCCTTGTCGTTGGATTGACGACGGTGGCCATCGCGACGCCGCTCGGCTATCTCGCCGCAGTCGGCCTCTATTACATCACCGACAAGCGGCTGCGCTCTCTCGTAAACTTCTTCCTGGTCCTGCCGATCATGGTGCCGGCGGTCGTTTCGGCGGTCGGCATGTACTATGCCTTCAACATGATCGGCATTGCCGGCACGCAGTTCGGCGTGGCGCTTGCGCACACGTCGCTTGCCATCCCCTTCGCGGTGATCGCGTCGACTGCCTCGCTGGTCAATCTCGACCGGAGAATGCTCTATGCCGCCGAGAGCCTTGGCGCGTCGCACCTGCGGACGATCTGGTCGGTCATACTGCCGAATACGATCCCGGGCATTTTCGCCGCGGCGCTGTTCTCCTTCGCGACCTCGTGGGACGAGGTCGTCATCGCGCTGTTCCTGACCGGGCCGGACGGCAAGACGATCCCCGTCCAGATGTACAGCGCGCTACGTGAGGAATTCAGCCCGATGATTGCCGTGGTTGGCACAATCTTGTTCTTCACGACGATCATCGTCGTTGTCGGAATCGAGGTCCTGTCGACGATCCTCCAGCGCCGCGCCCGGGAGGCGAAACCAGTCCCGGCAGAAAAGGACCGTTGA
- a CDS encoding FAD-binding oxidoreductase yields MLKSKLLDMMILNEIIGIVGRDHTFTSASDRLSYSLDTYWAPRALLDLGAEPDLPDVVVAPGSVEEVVELIKLANIYRIPVIPFGGGSGSQGAILPVYGGMVIDLKRLKRIINIDEVSGTVTVQAGIVGYDLEAALNARGWTFPHYPASVHAATIGGSLACRGSGTVSTKYGKAEDLVLSVEVVLPNGDVMRTLPVPNHAAGPGILQNFVGAEGIFGIVTEATLRITPLPQTRRFTAFLFPDLASGMEAGRRIMHADLRPCVMRLYDEVSTVKTVKNVLDLDVSKGAYLVIGFDGFEDIVDVCERRAIEICREFSAAPLGAEAGMKWWDNRYNFYYPPKALDVPWMFGTLDTVTTYNNIMKLYTNKRERLTQAFAEYDLYYYAHFSHWFPWGVMVYDRFVIEKPPQDKEEAIRLHDAVWNMSTAINLEFGGVLNEHHGVGLKLARHVRRQYGAGFQVIEAIKDAVDPHHLMNPGKMGFGPTQ; encoded by the coding sequence ATGCTTAAGTCAAAATTGCTTGATATGATGATCCTGAACGAGATCATCGGTATCGTGGGGCGCGACCATACGTTCACATCCGCGTCGGATCGCCTGTCCTACAGCCTGGATACCTACTGGGCCCCGCGCGCGCTGCTCGATCTGGGCGCCGAGCCAGACCTGCCGGATGTCGTCGTGGCGCCTGGGTCTGTGGAAGAGGTGGTGGAGTTGATCAAACTCGCCAACATCTACCGCATTCCCGTGATCCCGTTCGGCGGCGGGTCCGGATCGCAAGGCGCCATACTGCCTGTCTATGGCGGTATGGTCATCGATTTGAAGCGCCTCAAGCGGATCATCAACATCGACGAGGTGTCGGGCACGGTCACCGTGCAGGCCGGAATTGTCGGCTATGACCTGGAGGCCGCGTTGAATGCGCGCGGCTGGACCTTTCCGCACTATCCCGCCTCGGTTCATGCCGCGACGATCGGCGGCAGCCTTGCTTGCCGTGGCTCCGGCACGGTGTCCACGAAATACGGGAAGGCAGAAGATCTCGTGCTTTCGGTCGAGGTGGTGCTGCCCAACGGCGACGTGATGCGGACTCTGCCGGTGCCGAACCATGCGGCGGGTCCGGGCATCCTGCAAAATTTTGTGGGGGCGGAGGGCATCTTCGGCATTGTCACAGAGGCAACGCTGCGGATCACCCCGTTGCCGCAAACGCGTCGCTTCACGGCTTTCCTGTTCCCGGACCTTGCCTCGGGCATGGAGGCAGGCCGACGGATCATGCATGCCGACCTGCGCCCCTGCGTGATGCGTCTCTACGACGAAGTCTCGACGGTCAAGACCGTCAAGAATGTGCTCGATCTCGACGTCAGCAAGGGGGCCTACCTCGTGATCGGCTTCGACGGCTTCGAGGACATCGTCGACGTCTGCGAACGCAGGGCCATCGAAATCTGCAGGGAATTCTCAGCTGCGCCGCTCGGTGCAGAGGCCGGGATGAAATGGTGGGACAACCGCTACAACTTCTATTATCCGCCCAAGGCGCTCGATGTTCCGTGGATGTTCGGAACACTCGATACCGTTACGACCTACAACAACATCATGAAATTATACACGAATAAGCGAGAGCGGCTCACCCAGGCCTTCGCCGAGTACGACCTCTACTATTACGCGCATTTCTCGCACTGGTTTCCTTGGGGCGTCATGGTCTACGACCGCTTTGTCATCGAGAAGCCGCCACAAGACAAGGAAGAGGCCATTCGCCTTCACGACGCTGTGTGGAACATGTCCACCGCGATCAACCTCGAATTTGGCGGGGTCCTCAATGAGCACCATGGCGTCGGACTCAAGCTGGCGCGCCATGTGCGCAGACAATACGGCGCCGGGTTCCAGGTCATCGAGGCAATCAAGGATGCGGTTGACCCGCATCACCTCATGAACCCTGGCAAGATGGGATTTGGGCCGACGCAATGA